One Mugil cephalus isolate CIBA_MC_2020 chromosome 17, CIBA_Mcephalus_1.1, whole genome shotgun sequence genomic window, TTAGATTGAAGCCTAACAAAAGtggaacacatttaaatatatgtgcGATAAACGCAAATATTTAATAGTGCGTAGGAGTTTGTTACATTCACATTTCGTAGATGCCCTTTTCAGAACCACGACTAATCAAACACCCACCCCCTGTTCAAAGGTTGAAGAAAAATGTTACGACTTCTCCCTTTATCCGACACATATGTGGCGATACTGGGTTCTTGCCTTTTTCAAACTTCTATCCTACAGCATTAGGTGCGTCCCGCAGAGTGACAATGTTACAGTAATTAAGGGTTCTGATTGATATCTCTAAAACATCTGTGAAAGCCTAACATCTCTATTTATAGAAGATGTTTACATGGGAGCCCGGAAAAAGGATAGCGCTCCTCCCCGATTAATGAACAACACTAATTGCCATCACTGCTCTCATATATCTGGTTTATCGAATGTGATAAATTTAGGAGATGCAGCCTCACTAGAACTGACATATCATGTTCCACTACAAATGAATAACTTACGCGAGATCCCGTTTCTCAAGCTCACAGTACGACGGTACTGTGAATCACAGTGTGTTGCAACGCAAGAGTGGCCCACTGAAATGTCAGCAGTCCATTATAAATCTGGCATTTTTTAAGGCCACCTCCCTTCATTACTGTCGTGCAAATGGCAGGAGTTGTGAACAGGAAGTAAAGGGGAAAAATACAGATTCATGTACACTCCAAAAGAAAGCGTTTCTGAGAGATATTCAGTAAGTGGGAAGCATCGGTAACCTCAGGTTACCTCAAGAATAAAGTCTAACACACTATTTTGGGAGAAACAACAAGAGTTAAAATCTACCAAATGGACAGCAGGATAAGCTTTGACTCAACAGGTCAAACTACTAGCTCAGTAGACCACTAGAGGTTTTTATTGATGTAAATCATACAGACAGCAGGATGCAACAGAGAGAAATTAACACAAGTACAACATGTATCGGACACAGATGACTTATCTTATAAATGCGCATCTCCAATCACATCCCTAAATCTGTTCATTAAACATTTACCACCTAGAGAAACAATAGGTGTTACAGATAGAACAAATGATGCACCTGGTTTGGGTGGAACAGCCTGACACGTTTCCAGAAACATGCTCCTCCtcatcaaccacaacaaccCCGTGCCGTATTATTAAGTTTTCCAATTAAATTTCAAAATCGCATTTTTGCATCAAGGGTGGAGAAAGGGGTGATTCTCTGTCCAGTCAGACAATATTCAGCGATTTTATGTCGAACCGCTTACTGCAGTCTCAGAACAAACTGCACATCCACCTTCCTCCAGGAACTTGATGAAAACGATTGCGCCAtcaatagtaaaaaaaataaaaataaagcccGACCGGTGCACGTTAACGTCGCCGTACACGAGTTTAAAATTCGCATCGCTCACCTCACAAAGCTTCCTGATCGCTGGCGTCtagcggtggtggtggcggcggtggtgatGGGGAAGCTGCTgggcttttttcccccttcaacACCAAGATACAAGAGAAACTCCCACCTTCTCAGGGGCCGTCTGACAATTAAACACCTGCATCGAAAGCGGCCAAGGGACCGTCAAGTAGTGTTGACGCCAAAATTTGTATTCCCTGCAGAAAACTGTAAGTAAATATTGAAAGCAAGATTAAAGCCACAGTATGTTAACGGCATGCCAATAATAATTAAACGATGAAAGTCATAAAATATATCTTCCAATTAAGTTCGCAAAATGAGTGAAGACTTTGGGCTTAAATGGGTATTGTACAGTAGAttgaaatgtcttttatttatttatttgtttgattaaatcAAGACGTAGACCCGCTCACGCGTCATTACGTTAACGTCGTATAGCCTATTTAAGGTTGCATTCACCGTGTGTATTAAGGAGAATCGCCTATACAAAACAATATAATCACCACTGACAACATCAACAACTAATGGTCTAGTGGGTGTGATGCTTGAGCTTCACTCCACACACAATAGCTACTACAACATCCATTGCTGTGGCTGACTGTATCTGGCTGGCTAAAGATTTCATGTGCAGTATTATTTAGGTAGTTTCCATCTCGGACCTCACCCGTGCAAGGTACACATAGATGCTTTGTGAAGACTGGACACAAGGAGATCTAAACCTAACATTATAACTTAACATAACTGGTTTGAATTAAACAATAGTCTGAATTCAAAGCTTTATTTTGCACAAGCTGTTAATTTCAATGGTTGGGTTCTCTACCATGGATCTCAGTCTAGGAATTCCTAGAAGGAATATAGGAAACACTTAAGTTCAAAGCAAATGTGCCATAAAGTTGCATTAAAGTACTCAATGTGGAGTTCAGAGCATACCAGTAGTCATACGGATGAGACAAACAGCTTACACTATACATCATCTGTATGTGACTGATACAGCTTCAGGAcaggacagactgcagagatacgtgttttctgtttatctgtgtAAGACTCAGTCATCCACTATCAACACACTGAAAGATTGTAGGATGATGTGTGACCTAGAGTGGTCAGTGTCTACAACCCCTTCACTTTGATTGAATCAGAGGTCAAGTTGGATTTAAGGAGTGAGCTGCACTTTGTGCACCGAAAAATAACAGAAGCTGGACAGCCTTTTAAGTCAGCGGGACAAGGGAGGACCAGGCACCACTGCAGATTTTGTTAGAGGTTGGTGAGCACTGCAGAGGCAGCTGTCTCGTCAATGCCACCAAGAGCTGCACAGCACCACGGGGTTAACAGAAATGTCTGGAAGACAGTGCATCTCAGGGTGATACTGCAGGACCTGGAGAAGGTGCCAACAGTACAGGAAATGTCCACTTTAAGACAGGAATATACATTTTATGGTTAATATTCCACATTTAAGACAACgtaaaagacaaatatgtgTGACAAAAATACTGTGGCACAAAAAAAGACGCCTTTTTCCAGACACAACTACTGGAAAAAAGTCAGCACTTGAACTTGTCATTGTCTTGCTATTTATTGGTGGTGGTTAATGTATTGAACACTGCTGTATCCCCTGTGATTAAGCCTTGTTTTGTTGTTACCTGTTGTTGCTACCTCTACCAGTCCCTGCCACAAGACTCAGACAGGTAAAATAAATGAGGATGCATTGCCACCTGCTGGATGTCTTTGTCCCGCATCGCGCCAAACCTCTGCATACTCCCTTTTTAGAACACATATTGCGATATAATCAGTAAATAGCAGTGCAGTTTTACTGCACACATGTATTAAAGTACACCTTGGAGGAAAATATTGCACTGTTTACTCAACTATAACTCACTGCttatgtttttacagtttgagGTTTTACATATAGTTTTAtcaattgttttggttttgcgCTAAAGAAAGCCTATAAACATCTTATCTGACCAGGAAGGTGAAATTAAAcaatcagaataaataaataaatatatgcagGAGTGAAACAGATGATTCCGGACCAGCAGGCGGCGGTAGACAAAGAAGTAGACACCCCCAGTGATGTTAAAGACGTCGATGTGGCTCATAGACACCTTCGTGTGTTCGTTTGAAAGAAGCTGCTGAGATCCGAGCCTCCGTGGTGCTGAAGGGacagctcctcctgctcctccgctcctccgctcctcctccgACATCTGCAGGTAGGCAGATGTGTCGCCAGGGAGATAAAATAACGGAAATAAAAGCACTGACCTCATCTTTGGCAACAATATAATCTCATCATCTAAGAAACGGAGGGCAAGCGACGGTAGTAGCGGCATCCTTTCATCTACGGCATGCGGTGGCCTTCAGTAGGGATTCCCTGTGTTTGAATTTGGATGTCAATGAGAAAGATTCAGAAAGATACAGTTTTAGGATTAGTGAGTGGAAGCTCATTCTTTTTGTGGTTTGGTATCCTGTGATTTGCACATGTGTCGGAGCTGTTAAGAGGTTAGGAGCTCatagagagaaggagaagatatTCTTGGTATTCTCCATGGCCCCTAAGAGTCCCTAGACCATACTTAGCTCAGAAATGAGTTTTCTCAGCAGCAGACATACTTTCTCTTTGCTGCCATTCCTGTAAGATGTTCCATGAAAGAGCCGCCCTAAATCAAACTGTATCACTGGAAGACTTCATCTACTAATATTAAAATAAGCAACAAACACTCATTTGCTCTAGTATTTGTTATTTATCTTATGATGACCTCAGGTGTTGCATTTAAGTACCTCAAGGAAGTTTCTTCTCGAcaagcaaaatgaaacatttaaaaatttaGGGGGAAAATCAgtaaatttcattcatttataatatattttggACTAGTGTCGCGCTTTATaatgtgtcatattttattaatgtattaTGATAAGTGTGAACATCACCAGGAGATCTGATGTGTCTGTTGTTACTTCATGATTATAATGTGTCTCTTGTTCTCGAGTAAATGAATTTCCACTCCTTCTGCTAATTGTCTTCTCCATCCCCAGAAATGTTCACCAGGATGCTGAAACTCAGACTTCTTAATGCTGTAGCCCCTGCGTACTTCTTCATGGCTACAGCAGCCACCTTTGTTCTGCACTTCTGCTTCTTCATGCCGTCAATCTTCCCCAATCCAGACACGTCGCTGACGGCGTCCACAACTCTCCATACGGTCGTTTTCCTCTTCTTAATGTTCAACGCGTTGGGGAATTACGTAATGACTATTAAATATCCGGCGGAAAGTGCCAACGAGACTGTGGTCCCGGTGTGTTCGCCGCACTGCTCGGACAAAGTGGACGCACACTACCTCCTGAACGGCCGCCACTTCTGCAAGCTGTGCAGGAAGGTCATCCTCAAGAGGGATCACCACTGTTTTTTCACCGGGAACTGCATCGGCAACAAGAACATGCGCTACTTCATCATGTTCTGCATCTACACATCGTGCACGTGTCTTTACTCTCTGGTTCTCGGAGTGGCCTTTCTGACAGTGGAGTACTCCATCTCCTTTGAGAACCCGCTGACCTTCCTGacccttctccctctctccactgGTTACTTTTTCATGGGTGagtttctaaaaaaacaaacaaaaaaaaaaaacaacatttatcagGCCTGCTGACACATGAATGATTTACTTCTCAATGTCTCCTCGCAGGAACAATCTCAGGCTTGCAGTTGTTCCTGGTGCTGATGCTCTACGTGTGGCTGGGCATCGGCCTGGTCTGCGCAGGTTTCTGCTGCCAGCAGGTGCTGCTGGTGGCCCGGGGACAGACCTGGTGTCAGATGCAGAGAGGGGAGCTGGTGGAGAGCCGCAGCCCCTGGAGAGCCAACCTAAAGGACGTGTTCGGCACGCGCTGGATCCTCGGCCTCATCCTGCCCGTGCAGACGGTGGAGACGTGCTGCGAGGACTCAGACGCACATAAACAAGACTGAGAGCTGTGAAAAACAGAAGCTGAAACTCTGGATCCACACGGTGATTAATTTGAAATTCTAAGTGGATGCTTTAAGACGTCCATGAAATAGCTAGCCGTTAGCACACATTCCTTTAAGGATAGGAGCCATAAAAGCAATGTGAAATAAGTGCATAGTGTTAAGTGTATCATTTAAGTAGGCAATATTAAGACGTAGAAGTCATTTTGGGAAATCCAGCTGTTTTACATGCAACGCTTGCATCTGAATATAAAGACGAGTTTGCATGCCGTTGTAGCTTCGCGGTTTTGTTATTTGACGGCCTGTGCCATGCAGCGCTCTGAGATTACCAGTCAAAGTGCTTTGTTCTTCCACACTTCCTTATAGGATGCCTACGATGCGACATTCAGGAGTATTTCTATGACAGTAAGCCACTTTGATGTTAAGGGCTATCAAACAAGGAAACTACAGCGTGTATTCAGCATAAACTGCCAGCTTTGACGGTgaactgtatgttttttgtttttgttttttacactaATGTAACGGTTTGACAAAGGTACAGTAACATGCTCCTTTATAAGAATGGGAGGGGGAAATGTAGATCATATTATTATCCAGGGTATTATTCACCACGTGCCATAACATGCTTATAGATCACCCCAAAGATGAGGTGTTACTGCTAAAGATAGGCCACTCTGCATAATAACATTATGAATTCTTCACTGTTACGCTGTGGCTACAGCTACTGACATACTGGACTTTACGTCAAAGATGTTTTTGGGTTTCAATAAACACACTTTTTAGAGATATTTTGTCTATTCCTGTTGTACCAATAAAAGCAAATCACACCAAGTGGTCAAATTTCATCTTTAATAATGACACACTCTGAGCTGGAGAAGTGCAATAAATGACTGAGAAGAAATCAACAGTCTCACTGGGTGACTTCCTCTGAAGGAAAGATACACAAAGCCAACTTCACAATAACAGAAGAACAATTATCCAAAAAGTAACTTGTCATCCTCCTTTCAGTGCCATTTTGAGAGGGTTCAACTTCAGGAAACATCACAACAGTAGTGTTTAGTcgctcaaataaataaaagttaaccaTTTGTGCTGATGTTTTCACATAGACACTTTGTATCCGAGTGGTTAGTTTTACAAATTCAACAAAGAACAGGAACTCTTTGGAGACCCTCAGGAACATTCAACTCTCTTCCACGTGAAGCTCATAAAAGAAGCTGCTCGAGCACTGATATTAAGTACAAACATATTGAAAAGGCACAGGCATCCAGATCAACATTTCTATTCACATTATTCTATCGATGCTCATTTTGAGAAACACCTCAGTAACTTTGTGACTAAAGACCAAGAGTCCGTAATATGAAGCTAAATGTTTAGCTGTATTTTTTCGTCTTAAAGtttcaattattattactgtACATCATATTAAAACAG contains:
- the zdhhc22 gene encoding palmitoyltransferase ZDHHC22, with product MFTRMLKLRLLNAVAPAYFFMATAATFVLHFCFFMPSIFPNPDTSLTASTTLHTVVFLFLMFNALGNYVMTIKYPAESANETVVPVCSPHCSDKVDAHYLLNGRHFCKLCRKVILKRDHHCFFTGNCIGNKNMRYFIMFCIYTSCTCLYSLVLGVAFLTVEYSISFENPLTFLTLLPLSTGYFFMGTISGLQLFLVLMLYVWLGIGLVCAGFCCQQVLLVARGQTWCQMQRGELVESRSPWRANLKDVFGTRWILGLILPVQTVETCCEDSDAHKQD